A window from Streptomyces subrutilus encodes these proteins:
- a CDS encoding beta-ketoacyl synthase N-terminal-like domain-containing protein — protein sequence MTVPLPAPGAAAHAPVAITGMAVLLPGAPDLATYWHNLAAGVDVIQEVPAGRWDRDYYHPGTASEPAAADRVYCRRGGFVDAIAEVDVTRFGIMPHSVPGTEPDQLIALHVAASALADAGGPERLPDRDRVGIVLGRGGYLTPGLVRLDQRVRTAHQLVRTLRDLVPGLDAEQLERVRAAFTDRLGPGRPEDAIGLVPNLAASRVANRLDLRGPAYTVDAACASSLLAVDQAVAALTSGRCDVMLAGGVHHCHDITLWSVFSQLRALSPSERIRPFHRGADGILIGEGTGVVVLKRLADAERDGDRVYAVIRGTGVGSDGRASGLVNPDPAGQARAVRAAWRAAGLDPAEPGSVGLLEAHGTATPAGDAAELATLREVFGPPTAGAGPLDRPVIGSVKSMIGHAMPAAGVAGLIKAALAVHHGTLLPTLHCEDPHPALAATRFRPLAGAAPWVSGPGQPRRAAVNAFGFGGINAHVVLEQAPDRGVPAPAPAPPAARRAAVVTEAERVLLLAAATPEALGALLDTAAPNAAAPDAGPAATPAGPVRLGVVGPTPKRLALARRVIAKGEAWHGRNDVWFSPRPLLDAAGGGQTAFLFPGLEGEFAPRVDDVADHFGLPRPALAAPDGDGREQGPGGGLGRHGLGVVAVGRLLDAALRRIGVVPDAVAGHSVGEWTAMAAGGLYEEAAVDALMGALDPATVRGADLAYAAVGAHAERVTRFLTDGGHPSVVLSHDNAPNQSMVCGPPEAVEAFSAALRAEGVLVRVLPFRSGFHTPMLGPYLGPFEEAADRMRLRAPHVPVWSGTTAAPFPASEAAVRALFVRHLLEPVRFRALTEALHDAGFRAFVQVGPGQLGSLVGDTLAGRDHLVVAANSPHRGGLAQLRRVATALWTAGSRTDPSVLDAPAPGPAPLRPPVPASASARAPASAPQRVRLDLGGALVDLPAGAAALAGPPRDPAAALAPAAATSPVAAELAALLRETAQTAATLIAAAGAPRPSATVRGPVPPVPPTPPEAPRADSSAPVAGRQETVRVGVDRMPYLLDHCFFPQRADWPDVADRWPVVPATTIVAHLMAAAERAVPGSVAVAVHDACFDRWLTAAEPVDVRVTVAPRGPDRVAVSFGPDARAVVELADRHPQPPPAPEPADPASERVPAHTAEQVYRERWMFHGPAYRGMARLAAIGDRHVRATLTTPPAPGALLDNVGQVLGYWIMATHTERTVVFPVRMRHLHFFAPHPGPGTPVECLVRITSLTDTVLEADAVLSVAGRVWARLTGWQDRRFDNDPHTRPVERFPERNTLSAPRPGGWSLVYERWPDLASRELIMRNALGGAERAAYADRPPRGRRQWLLGRIAAKDAVRRLLWESGEGPLYPAELAVGNDASGRPYVTGRHGRELPPLEVSVAHRAEAGVAIARPRPPGGGAGGPGIDIEEIAEPAGATVDTALSTAERELLTARQDATGEPRALWFTRFWAAKEAVAKAEGTGFGGRPRDFEVTGARPDLLTVAVRGPGARGGPQSAARAARTYRVHCERVANPPGLPPRAYVVAWTTGPDPEQPGAGTTRDERDQT from the coding sequence GTGACCGTGCCCCTGCCCGCCCCCGGGGCCGCCGCCCATGCCCCCGTCGCCATCACCGGCATGGCCGTACTGCTGCCCGGCGCCCCCGACCTGGCGACGTACTGGCACAACCTCGCCGCCGGCGTCGACGTGATCCAGGAGGTGCCCGCGGGCCGGTGGGACCGCGACTACTACCACCCGGGCACCGCCTCGGAGCCGGCCGCGGCCGACCGGGTGTACTGCCGGCGCGGCGGCTTCGTCGACGCCATCGCGGAGGTCGACGTCACCCGGTTCGGGATCATGCCGCACTCGGTGCCCGGTACCGAGCCGGACCAGCTGATCGCCCTGCACGTCGCCGCGAGCGCCCTCGCGGACGCGGGCGGACCGGAGCGGCTGCCCGACCGCGACCGGGTCGGGATCGTGCTCGGGCGCGGCGGCTACCTCACCCCGGGACTGGTCCGGCTCGACCAGCGCGTCCGCACGGCGCACCAGCTCGTCCGCACGCTCCGCGACCTCGTCCCCGGCCTGGACGCGGAGCAACTGGAGCGGGTGAGGGCGGCGTTCACCGACCGGCTGGGACCCGGCCGGCCGGAGGACGCCATCGGCCTGGTGCCCAACCTCGCCGCGTCCCGGGTCGCCAACCGCCTCGACCTGCGCGGCCCGGCCTACACTGTCGACGCCGCGTGCGCCTCGTCGCTGCTCGCCGTGGACCAGGCGGTGGCCGCGCTCACCTCGGGCCGCTGCGACGTGATGCTGGCCGGAGGGGTCCACCACTGCCACGACATCACGCTGTGGAGCGTCTTCTCGCAGTTGCGGGCGCTCTCCCCCAGCGAGCGCATCCGGCCCTTCCACCGGGGCGCCGACGGCATCCTGATCGGCGAGGGCACCGGTGTGGTGGTCCTCAAGCGCCTCGCCGACGCCGAGCGCGACGGCGACCGCGTCTACGCCGTGATCCGGGGCACCGGGGTCGGCAGCGACGGCCGGGCCTCGGGGCTGGTCAACCCGGACCCCGCCGGGCAGGCCCGCGCGGTCCGGGCGGCCTGGCGGGCCGCGGGCCTCGATCCCGCCGAGCCGGGCTCCGTCGGACTGCTGGAGGCCCACGGCACCGCCACCCCGGCCGGTGACGCCGCCGAACTGGCCACGCTGCGCGAGGTGTTCGGTCCGCCGACGGCCGGGGCCGGGCCGCTGGACCGGCCGGTGATCGGGTCGGTGAAGTCGATGATCGGGCACGCGATGCCGGCGGCGGGTGTCGCGGGGCTGATCAAGGCCGCGCTCGCCGTCCACCACGGCACGCTGCTGCCCACCCTGCACTGCGAGGACCCGCACCCGGCGCTCGCCGCCACCCGCTTCCGCCCGCTCGCCGGGGCGGCCCCGTGGGTGAGCGGGCCCGGGCAGCCGCGCCGGGCCGCCGTGAACGCGTTCGGCTTCGGCGGCATCAACGCGCACGTCGTCCTCGAACAGGCCCCCGACCGCGGCGTCCCCGCCCCCGCGCCGGCTCCCCCGGCCGCCCGCCGGGCCGCGGTCGTCACGGAGGCCGAGCGGGTGCTGCTCCTCGCCGCGGCGACGCCCGAAGCGCTCGGCGCCCTGCTCGACACGGCCGCCCCGAACGCCGCCGCCCCGGACGCCGGTCCGGCCGCCACCCCGGCCGGGCCCGTGCGTCTGGGCGTCGTCGGCCCCACGCCCAAGCGGCTCGCGCTGGCCCGGCGCGTCATCGCCAAGGGAGAGGCCTGGCACGGGCGCAACGACGTCTGGTTCAGCCCCCGCCCCCTCCTCGACGCCGCGGGCGGGGGCCAGACCGCGTTCCTCTTCCCCGGCCTGGAGGGCGAGTTCGCGCCCCGGGTCGACGACGTCGCCGACCACTTCGGGCTGCCCCGGCCCGCGCTCGCGGCGCCGGACGGCGACGGCCGGGAGCAGGGGCCCGGCGGCGGCCTCGGCCGGCACGGGCTCGGTGTCGTCGCCGTCGGACGGCTGCTGGACGCGGCCCTGCGCCGCATCGGCGTCGTCCCCGACGCGGTCGCCGGGCACAGCGTCGGCGAATGGACCGCGATGGCCGCGGGCGGGCTGTACGAGGAGGCGGCCGTCGACGCCCTCATGGGCGCCCTCGACCCCGCGACGGTCCGCGGCGCCGACCTCGCGTACGCCGCCGTCGGCGCCCACGCGGAGCGGGTCACCCGCTTCCTGACCGACGGCGGCCACCCGTCGGTCGTCCTGTCCCACGACAACGCGCCGAACCAGTCGATGGTCTGCGGGCCGCCCGAGGCGGTGGAGGCGTTCTCGGCGGCGCTGCGCGCCGAGGGGGTCCTGGTACGGGTCCTGCCGTTCCGGTCCGGTTTCCACACCCCGATGCTCGGACCGTACCTCGGGCCCTTCGAGGAGGCCGCCGACCGGATGCGGCTGCGCGCCCCGCACGTCCCCGTCTGGTCGGGGACCACGGCGGCGCCGTTCCCCGCGTCGGAGGCCGCCGTCCGCGCCCTGTTCGTGCGCCACCTCCTCGAACCGGTCCGCTTCCGTGCCCTGACCGAGGCCCTCCACGACGCCGGTTTCCGCGCCTTCGTCCAGGTCGGGCCGGGGCAGCTCGGTTCCCTGGTCGGTGACACGCTGGCCGGGCGCGACCACCTGGTCGTCGCGGCCAACTCCCCGCACCGCGGCGGCCTGGCGCAGCTCCGGCGGGTGGCCACCGCGCTGTGGACGGCCGGGTCGCGCACCGACCCGTCCGTCCTGGACGCACCCGCACCCGGACCCGCACCCCTCCGTCCTCCCGTCCCCGCCTCCGCCTCCGCCCGGGCCCCCGCGTCCGCCCCGCAGCGCGTGCGCCTGGACCTGGGCGGCGCACTGGTCGACCTGCCGGCCGGCGCGGCCGCCCTGGCCGGGCCGCCGCGCGATCCGGCCGCCGCGCTCGCGCCGGCCGCGGCGACCTCCCCGGTGGCGGCCGAACTGGCGGCCCTGCTGCGCGAGACCGCGCAGACGGCCGCGACCCTGATCGCCGCGGCCGGCGCACCCCGGCCGTCCGCCACGGTGCGCGGCCCGGTCCCGCCGGTCCCGCCGACCCCGCCGGAGGCTCCGCGCGCCGACTCCTCCGCCCCCGTCGCCGGCCGGCAGGAGACCGTACGGGTCGGGGTGGACCGGATGCCGTACCTGCTCGACCACTGCTTCTTCCCCCAGCGCGCCGACTGGCCCGACGTCGCCGACCGGTGGCCGGTGGTGCCGGCCACCACCATCGTGGCGCACCTGATGGCGGCGGCCGAGCGGGCCGTACCCGGGAGCGTGGCCGTGGCCGTGCACGACGCCTGCTTCGACCGGTGGCTCACGGCCGCCGAGCCGGTGGACGTACGCGTCACCGTGGCGCCGCGGGGGCCGGACCGGGTCGCCGTGTCCTTCGGCCCCGACGCCCGCGCGGTGGTGGAACTGGCCGACCGCCACCCGCAGCCGCCCCCCGCGCCGGAGCCCGCCGACCCCGCCTCCGAGCGCGTGCCCGCCCACACCGCCGAACAGGTCTACCGCGAGCGGTGGATGTTCCACGGCCCCGCCTACCGGGGCATGGCCCGGCTGGCGGCGATCGGCGACCGGCACGTCCGCGCCACGCTGACCACCCCGCCCGCGCCGGGCGCCCTGCTGGACAACGTGGGGCAGGTGCTCGGCTACTGGATCATGGCGACGCACACCGAGCGCACCGTGGTCTTCCCCGTGCGGATGCGGCACCTGCACTTCTTCGCCCCGCATCCCGGGCCCGGCACACCGGTGGAGTGCCTGGTCCGGATCACTTCGCTCACGGACACGGTGCTCGAAGCGGACGCCGTGCTCAGCGTCGCGGGCCGGGTGTGGGCGCGGTTGACCGGCTGGCAGGACCGGCGCTTCGACAACGATCCCCACACCCGGCCCGTCGAGCGCTTCCCGGAGCGCAACACGCTCTCCGCGCCGCGCCCCGGCGGCTGGTCGCTGGTCTACGAGCGCTGGCCGGACCTGGCCTCGCGGGAGCTGATCATGCGCAACGCGCTGGGCGGCGCCGAGCGCGCCGCGTACGCCGACCGGCCGCCGCGGGGGCGCCGGCAGTGGCTGCTCGGCCGGATCGCGGCCAAGGACGCCGTCCGCCGTCTGCTGTGGGAGTCCGGGGAAGGGCCGCTCTACCCGGCCGAGTTGGCCGTCGGCAACGACGCGTCGGGCCGGCCGTACGTCACCGGGCGCCACGGCCGCGAGCTCCCGCCGCTGGAGGTGTCGGTCGCCCACCGCGCCGAGGCCGGCGTCGCCATCGCCCGACCGCGGCCGCCGGGCGGCGGCGCGGGCGGGCCGGGCATCGACATCGAGGAGATCGCCGAACCTGCCGGGGCGACGGTGGACACGGCGCTCTCGACGGCCGAACGCGAGCTGCTGACGGCCCGGCAGGACGCCACCGGCGAGCCCCGGGCGCTGTGGTTCACCCGTTTCTGGGCGGCGAAGGAGGCCGTGGCCAAGGCCGAGGGCACCGGTTTCGGAGGCCGGCCCCGCGACTTCGAGGTGACCGGTGCGCGGCCGGACCTGCTCACCGTGGCCGTGCGCGGGCCGGGCGCGCGCGGCGGCCCGCAGAGCGCCGCCCGTGCCGCCCGTACGTACCGGGTGCACTGCGAGCGCGTCGCCAATCCGCCCGGGCTGCCGCCGCGCGCGTACGTCGTGGCCTGGACCACCGGCCCGGACCCGGAACAGCCGGGGGCGGGCACCACCCGTGACGAGAGGGACCAGACGTGA
- a CDS encoding acyl carrier protein — protein sequence MTTTRPTGSVRADEAAVLADLAAMIEQILGEYGLDGTEITMDTRFGRDLELESIDLVTLAGLLEERYGRLVNFAEFVASMELEEIIELSAGRLVEHVCLCLKAAGRV from the coding sequence GTGACCACCACCCGGCCCACCGGATCCGTGCGCGCCGACGAGGCGGCGGTCCTCGCCGACCTGGCCGCCATGATCGAGCAGATCCTCGGGGAGTACGGACTCGACGGCACCGAGATCACGATGGACACCCGCTTCGGCCGCGACCTCGAACTGGAGAGCATCGACCTGGTCACGCTCGCGGGCCTGCTGGAGGAGCGCTACGGCCGCCTGGTCAACTTCGCCGAGTTCGTGGCCTCCATGGAGCTGGAGGAGATCATCGAACTCAGCGCGGGCCGGCTGGTCGAGCACGTCTGCCTGTGCCTCAAGGCCGCGGGACGGGTCTGA
- a CDS encoding alpha/beta fold hydrolase, which yields MAIVDTGGVRLHVQRLAPRPAAPGAAAGATVVLLHGLLTDSLASYYFTVAPAFAAAGLDVVMYDHRGHGRSGRPDRGYTLGAFVDDLDALLDRLDVRMPVHLVGNSYGGTVAFGHALRRPERVASMVVIESEPATPAWAAKLAGLLERVRHEMSVNESAALDWIAAHHGGHTARLAKSAGRLVRDTTLARDIPASAVLGDDDIRAVHCPVLALYGADSDLAAQAPRMRSLLPHCATELLPGHRHSVLVEAPGRVRDLVLDWVGRHSRPAAALRGRAR from the coding sequence ATGGCGATCGTCGACACCGGCGGCGTCCGGCTGCACGTCCAGCGCCTGGCCCCCCGGCCCGCCGCCCCCGGAGCGGCCGCGGGCGCCACCGTCGTCCTGCTGCACGGCCTGCTCACCGACAGCCTGGCCAGCTACTACTTCACCGTCGCACCGGCCTTCGCGGCCGCCGGCCTGGACGTGGTCATGTACGACCACCGGGGCCACGGCCGCAGTGGCCGGCCGGACCGCGGCTACACGCTCGGGGCGTTCGTCGACGACCTGGACGCCCTCCTGGACCGGCTCGACGTGCGGATGCCCGTGCACCTGGTGGGCAACTCCTACGGCGGGACGGTCGCCTTCGGCCACGCGCTGCGCCGGCCGGAGCGGGTGGCCAGCATGGTGGTGATCGAGTCGGAACCGGCCACCCCGGCCTGGGCGGCGAAGCTCGCCGGGCTGCTGGAGCGGGTCCGCCACGAGATGAGCGTGAACGAGAGCGCCGCCCTCGACTGGATCGCCGCCCATCACGGCGGCCACACCGCGCGGCTGGCGAAGTCGGCCGGGCGCCTCGTCCGCGACACCACCCTCGCCCGGGACATCCCGGCGAGCGCGGTGCTCGGCGACGACGACATCCGCGCGGTCCACTGCCCGGTCCTCGCCCTGTACGGCGCCGACTCCGACCTGGCCGCGCAGGCACCCCGGATGCGGTCGCTGCTGCCGCACTGCGCGACCGAACTGCTGCCCGGCCACCGGCACTCGGTCCTGGTGGAGGCGCCCGGCCGGGTGCGCGATCTCGTACTGGACTGGGTCGGCCGGCACTCCCGGCCGGCCGCCGCCCTGCGGGGGCGTGCCCGGTGA